One region of Quercus lobata isolate SW786 chromosome 2, ValleyOak3.0 Primary Assembly, whole genome shotgun sequence genomic DNA includes:
- the LOC115975661 gene encoding ninja-family protein mc410-like, which produces MEDENGLDLGLGLSCGGLSVKSKGKIGSSSDARTEEGDRGNKLVDDFKNFLQAGTQKQDSSTGSQRSDSVKPQENFFNDLTKTNVEADVSINLNGRGIWVASSNKSAEMEEEKRLEVGNKRKMLFDEMNHQKKLEREAHADLHDKTRTSHISITTEDGSTAENEDVAESEVEGSTSRLVSQHDDGSKRFFGVGASSEVRGFADSSVLDLNGQKRFNSPSENEFKLGNVTYGVPFIQSLNVMNVPYSLPVKESSSVGATSTAGHPLPGMVQVMPAASSDRSATQSVNPGNLPLMFGYPPVQLPMLDKDNSRGLVSQAQQFHPSYAGRGPPNSVIAPNSSEATQHDGRISERAKGDGKQHGPEEGSSSQAEEDGKGSSTNLRAKDATDRLTVDGFSLDFSAIKPGVAADLKFGGCGSYPNLPWVSTTAPGPNGRTISGVTYKYNTNQIRIVCACHGSHMSPEEFVRHASEEHVNQENGTNLATFPSSNPAASAQS; this is translated from the exons ATGGAAGATGAGAACGGACTTGACCTTGGCTTGGGTCTATCTTGTGGTGGATTGTCTGTCAAGTCCAAGGGTAAAATTGGTAGCTCATCAGATGCTAGGACAGAAGAAGGTGATAGAGGGAATAAATTAGTGgatgattttaaaaactttcTTCAAGCTGGCACCCAGAAGCAGGACTCAAGTACAGGATCTCAAAGAAGTGATTCAGTAAAGCCTCaggaaaacttttttaatgACCTCACTAAAACCAATGTTGAAGCAGATGTTTCTATAAACTTAAATGGGAGAGGAATCTGGGTTGCAAGCAGTAACAAGTCTGCTGAAATGGAGGAAGAAAAACGGCTAGAGGTGGGTAACAAGCGTAAGATGTTGTTTGATGAGATGAACCATCAAAAGAAGCTTGAGAGAGAAGCTCATGCTGATTTACATGACAAGACAAGAACATCGCACATTTCTATAACAACAGAAGATGGCTCAACTGCTGAAAATGAAGATGTGGCAGAGTCTGAAGTTGAGGGTTCAACCTCTAGGCTTGTTTCACAACATGATGATGGCTCCAAACGATTCTTTGGTGTTGGTGCTTCTTCTGAGGTTCGTGGGTTTGCTGATTCAAGTGTTCTGGACTTAAATGGGCAGAAGAGGTTTAACAGTCCATCAGAAAATGAATTTAAACTTGGCAATGTGACCTATGGTGTTCCTTTCATCCAATCTTTAAACGTGATGAATGTACCTTACTCTTTACCTGTGAAGGAGTCAAGCTCTGTTGGTGCAACCAGCACAGCAGGCCATCCACTCCCCGGTATGGTGCAGGTGATGCCTGCTGCAAGTAGTGATCGATCAGCAACACAATCTGTGAATCCTGGCAACTTGCCGCTGATGTTTGGCTATCCTCCAGTCCAGCTTCCAATGTTGGATAAGGATAACTCGCGGGGTTTGGTTTCTCAAGCTCAACAGTTCCACCCTTCCTATGCTGGTAGAGGTCCACCAAACTCAG TAATTGCGCCTAATTCATCAGAGGCTACACAACATGATGGGAGGATTTCAGAACGGGCCAAAGGTGATGGCAAACAGCATGGCCCTGAAGAGGGGTCCTCTTCTCAGGCAGAAGAAGATGGGAAAGGGAGTAGCACAAACCTCAGGGCAAAAGATGCTACTGATCGCTTAACAGTAGATGGTTTTTCTCTCGATTTTTCAGCTATAAAGCCAGGCGTTGCGGCAGACCTGAAGTTTGGGGGATGTGGTTCTTACCCAAACTTACCATGGGTTTCTACCACAGCTCCAGGTCCAAATGGAAGGACAATTTCGGGTGTTACTTACAAATACAACACAAACCAAATTAGGATTGTTTGTGCTTGCCATGGTTCTCATATGTCTCCTGAAGAGTTTGTTCGTCATGCTAGTGAAGAACATGTTAATCAAGAGAATGGCACTAATCTGGCAACATTTCCTAGTAGCAATCCTGCAGCCTCTGCTCAGAGCTGA